Proteins from a single region of Flavobacterium sp. K5-23:
- a CDS encoding PH domain-containing protein has protein sequence MKEQFKKFLNEDQDPKSIEKITAKLQDLLMKNEEVGYIGVQKKPAITVFPDSIVLTNKRIILCKPKNLGLSMDFVDYDWEDVAAAFVKENILGSEFSFSTKSELTISIDYIPKTQARKLYTFAKEQMDVIKSGSVLNTVVAEEIVETQILEIEEIEEMETEEVTNFAEIITVSQTDYSAENQQYNDSPETSKDKSLSELSQDELFEKLQNYKKLLDNGLILQGEYDAYKKEILSHM, from the coding sequence ATGAAAGAACAATTTAAGAAATTTTTAAACGAAGACCAGGATCCTAAATCAATTGAGAAAATCACAGCGAAACTACAGGATTTGTTGATGAAAAATGAAGAAGTGGGTTATATAGGTGTTCAAAAAAAACCTGCTATTACCGTTTTTCCAGATAGTATTGTTTTAACCAATAAACGAATTATTTTATGCAAACCTAAAAATTTGGGATTGTCAATGGATTTTGTCGATTATGATTGGGAAGATGTAGCTGCAGCTTTTGTTAAAGAAAATATATTAGGATCTGAATTTTCATTTTCCACCAAGAGTGAATTAACTATTTCAATTGACTATATTCCAAAAACCCAGGCTAGAAAACTTTATACTTTTGCAAAAGAACAAATGGATGTAATAAAATCCGGAAGTGTCTTGAATACTGTTGTAGCTGAAGAAATTGTTGAAACGCAAATTCTAGAAATAGAAGAAATAGAAGAAATGGAAACGGAAGAAGTGACTAATTTCGCTGAAATAATTACTGTTTCTCAAACTGATTATAGTGCCGAAAACCAGCAATATAATGACTCTCCGGAAACTTCAAAAGATAAATCATTAAGTGAATTGTCGCAAGATGAACTTTTTGAAAAATTACAGAATTACAAAAAGCTATTAGATAATGGCTTGATTCTACAAGGAGAATATGATGCTTATAAAAAGGAGATTTTAAGTCATATGTAG
- a CDS encoding glycoside hydrolase family 2 TIM barrel-domain containing protein translates to MSIINNKNIYRSVLIGSFILVNILLLLGISQVLEYLNSGADRSTILHLEKTTEDTYLPKVNWVDLINPGRKIEQNTLHKIEKDYLLSWYVKNNAFDSNTTKGIEDFYTQNARQNLYKNIKYNKTNGITIKSTTIKHFPELEFYSEDGQQVVFTDKNVVEFQKIYHNDQLITSIQDTATYKVMMLLEDGFWRVRHLLKMNPEPFKTDTIKAKPVYTTKGNQILKNNQPFILKGINYYPKNSAWDTFGPLFNKDTIAKDFDIIKKANLNTIRIFIQYDDFGKAKIIQEKIDKLKILLDLAEAKKLAVVVTLFDFYSDYTLESWTLTHRHAEQIVSVFKNHNAIIAWDIKNEPNLDFENRDKNNVLSWLEHIITVVKENDPNHLITIGWSNSVEATNLVNKVDIISYHFYNDIKHLEYETNTLVKATKKPVVIEEFGVPSYGGVWNFWEGSDKKQAKYHQKMQNYFKKNNYSFMSWTLYDFPHVPDQVAGKWPWQKNRQKKFGFIDTNGKNKPAFQYISN, encoded by the coding sequence ATGTCAATAATTAACAACAAAAACATATATAGGTCTGTACTTATTGGCAGTTTTATCCTAGTTAACATTTTATTGTTATTAGGAATTAGCCAAGTCTTGGAATATTTAAATTCTGGAGCCGACAGAAGCACCATTTTACATCTTGAAAAAACAACAGAAGATACGTATCTCCCCAAAGTAAATTGGGTAGATTTAATCAATCCTGGTAGAAAAATAGAACAGAACACTCTTCATAAAATAGAGAAAGATTATCTTTTATCATGGTATGTAAAAAACAATGCTTTTGATTCAAATACCACAAAAGGTATCGAGGATTTTTATACCCAAAATGCTAGACAAAACTTATACAAAAACATCAAATACAATAAAACAAACGGCATTACCATAAAGAGCACCACAATCAAACATTTTCCTGAGCTAGAGTTTTATAGTGAAGATGGTCAACAAGTTGTTTTCACAGATAAAAACGTTGTTGAATTTCAAAAAATATACCATAATGACCAATTGATTACAAGCATACAAGATACTGCCACATACAAAGTAATGATGCTTTTGGAAGATGGTTTTTGGAGAGTTCGCCATTTATTAAAAATGAATCCAGAACCATTTAAAACAGATACGATAAAAGCAAAACCTGTTTACACTACAAAAGGGAACCAAATTTTAAAAAATAATCAACCCTTTATTCTAAAAGGGATTAACTATTACCCAAAAAATTCAGCTTGGGATACTTTTGGGCCTTTATTCAACAAAGATACAATTGCAAAAGATTTTGACATTATAAAAAAAGCCAACCTCAACACCATTCGAATTTTTATACAATATGACGACTTTGGCAAAGCCAAAATAATTCAAGAAAAGATTGACAAACTAAAGATTTTATTGGATTTGGCTGAAGCCAAAAAACTAGCTGTTGTAGTAACTCTTTTTGATTTTTATAGTGATTACACTCTAGAGAGCTGGACTTTAACACACCGACATGCTGAGCAAATTGTATCGGTTTTTAAAAATCATAATGCGATAATCGCTTGGGATATAAAAAACGAACCCAACTTGGATTTTGAAAATAGAGACAAAAACAATGTATTAAGTTGGCTTGAACACATTATAACTGTTGTTAAAGAAAACGATCCCAATCATTTAATTACAATAGGATGGTCCAACTCGGTTGAAGCTACTAATCTGGTAAATAAGGTAGACATTATATCGTATCACTTCTACAATGACATTAAGCATTTAGAATATGAAACAAATACTTTGGTTAAAGCAACAAAAAAACCAGTTGTAATTGAAGAATTTGGCGTACCCTCTTATGGAGGTGTATGGAATTTCTGGGAAGGAAGTGATAAAAAACAAGCAAAATATCATCAAAAAATGCAAAATTATTTCAAGAAAAATAATTATTCCTTTATGTCTTGGACCTTATACGATTTTCCACATGTACCTGATCAAGTTGCAGGAAAATGGCCTTGGCAAAAAAACAGACAGAAAAAATTTGGGTTTATTGATACTAATGGTAAAAACAAACCCGCTTTTCAATATATTTCGAACTAA
- a CDS encoding oligosaccharide flippase family protein, with amino-acid sequence MKITSNSILSFSKKISSEQLFMITILFVNGGNYIYNLLLGRILGPAEFSDAAILITLLLILSFVGMTFQIVTAKYAVLLEGNMLFSFVKFITKYAAFFGVLFGILIAFFNKELQFLFHTKTASMFFVFGIGIPLYFFMSVNRGLYQGKNLLNKLSITYQTEMISRLVLTMVAIFLFPKVPTSLIVAFGILFSFVFGIFPFNKTVFKSFKVASSPDLDTKSITTFFALTAFYELTQIIINNSDIILVKHFFDNKQAGLYASLALIGRVVYFVAWMFVMLLLPKVIQMKKDNQDTLPILLKYVGYIVILSTAIVVFTALFPEFVVNVMFGKQYVSISFLLWKYALATSLFAVANIFAYYYLSLNQYFPVVVSAILGSAQIGLIIGFHNSLEQVVHMQIIAMVLLLFFQLCYFFYSNRKSII; translated from the coding sequence ATGAAAATAACCTCAAATTCAATTTTATCTTTTTCAAAAAAAATAAGTTCGGAGCAACTTTTTATGATTACCATACTTTTTGTGAATGGGGGAAATTATATTTATAATTTATTGTTAGGACGTATATTAGGTCCTGCTGAATTTTCGGATGCTGCAATTCTAATTACATTGTTGCTTATATTATCTTTTGTAGGGATGACTTTTCAAATTGTAACAGCAAAATATGCCGTTTTGCTTGAAGGTAATATGTTGTTTTCTTTTGTTAAATTCATAACAAAATACGCTGCTTTTTTTGGTGTTTTGTTTGGTATTCTTATTGCTTTTTTTAATAAAGAATTGCAGTTTTTATTTCATACTAAAACGGCATCGATGTTCTTTGTTTTTGGTATAGGGATACCTTTGTATTTTTTTATGAGTGTAAATAGAGGATTGTATCAAGGTAAAAATTTACTAAATAAATTATCTATTACCTATCAAACAGAAATGATAAGTCGATTGGTTCTGACTATGGTTGCTATTTTTCTATTTCCTAAGGTGCCAACATCATTAATTGTAGCATTTGGAATTTTATTTTCATTTGTATTTGGTATATTCCCTTTTAATAAAACTGTTTTCAAAAGCTTTAAAGTTGCTTCAAGCCCTGATTTAGACACAAAGTCCATCACTACTTTTTTTGCATTAACAGCTTTTTATGAACTGACGCAAATTATTATAAATAATAGTGACATTATATTAGTTAAGCATTTCTTTGATAATAAACAAGCGGGTCTGTATGCTTCATTAGCACTTATTGGTCGTGTAGTCTATTTTGTTGCTTGGATGTTTGTTATGTTGTTATTACCCAAGGTAATTCAAATGAAAAAAGACAATCAGGATACTTTACCTATTTTGTTGAAATATGTAGGTTATATAGTAATACTTTCAACTGCAATTGTTGTTTTCACAGCATTGTTCCCTGAATTTGTGGTAAATGTTATGTTTGGTAAGCAGTATGTGTCAATCTCTTTTTTGTTGTGGAAATATGCATTGGCTACTTCACTTTTTGCTGTAGCAAATATTTTTGCATATTATTATTTGTCACTTAATCAATATTTCCCAGTAGTGGTTTCGGCAATATTAGGCTCTGCCCAAATTGGATTAATCATTGGTTTTCATAATTCCTTAGAACAAGTAGTACACATGCAAATTATTGCTATGGTTTTGTTATTGTTTTTTCAATTGTGTTATTTCTTTTATAGTAACAGAAAATCAATCATTTAG
- a CDS encoding ice-binding family protein: MMNFTLYKNENSFFGLMALICCLLLFGFEVKVNAQTGPDFGAVSEFVLFSGSGAVSNTGISIVKGNVGSNLGVISGFTTPTTIDGNIENVNPIAAQAALDLTAVCVQLQNTPATITSHIPVYGNGETLFPGVYSHVAAVSINGSLTLDAQGNPNALFIIKIVGALTTSAGATVILTNGAVAENVIWIAKGAIAMAAGTTMTGTVIAYDGAVSMGADSILNGRMYANVGAVSIYGTKATIPTANLSYAFLGPYINVGQAKGLWVPLMKGDKFDPSDDQQSVADTDFVGNATYAMVETQKETISFTDGLMDDAYFFRVRMGQSNPSTSFYLGIDVSGDLIADLFIEANMKSQTPYVSFHKRDYSKTGLSPSQTSWLNGTKNNEFFLDTRNADISSYSAGTDIDGGNSGMDYWIEFGFTEESLKTYVLNNFGLSITGSSAIALYGFTSTSQTSNGDIAGVNDKEPGVLDKTWEELGVIINGTLDNIASGEILTPTVEIQSTTDTTPVISGTWGGDMLGDDHLSITINGITYSQDIYINNTNWSVAILYPELLPGTYEVVATTTRTSNNKTVADSTTAELVILGTAETTTVTSANDGGLESNGDLASLIAKRSFNRIKTNSFANKKEAQKKFVPSSLFSKTTGSIVEFSSLIPNTGMLGTETTFVSSPTDLIGITNAQQVYSVDYYQGDNRVAAVLATATVGAVYSHSKAICDRLNNSSLENIITINLSGYEVILVELKRANGLTEYAVNFSIQQLTAANKLHSYWNIEQYPAGNYLNFQVWGSSTAQLCHIAKGIIFKMQQQKTLSPEMVDNRTPTVFVKKGFYKNGKLNLAIINKSRSFNLTFEGNKKATELATTELIYQNVSLTGAYEQNVVLDLGGIFDIGLSIVGDKSKQLDGLYLADGPWGLDYSKTETTISSFVIDNIANTSIAKDQYAIERNISVTGDIFGTLNVFRNILPGELMFDASSYSTLGFTIQNSLPVEVVLVTENTTDWNNRLRYQMPANTSPTETNVLFDKFTNPLGQKYNNEKIKGIVFSVQGNYQVFQPFTVSVSQLIFKNESTLSVDSFVNTLVKNIYNYPNPCVQSTTIVLPKVTDSVNVKIIDMTGRTVSNKTFMSIPSNNEIAIGLDNLKKGVYFFIVTTNEKEQFQNKFIIN, encoded by the coding sequence ATGATGAACTTTACACTATATAAAAACGAAAATTCATTTTTTGGCTTAATGGCTCTTATTTGCTGCTTATTACTTTTTGGATTTGAAGTTAAAGTAAATGCGCAGACAGGGCCGGATTTTGGAGCGGTTTCTGAATTTGTACTTTTTTCGGGAAGCGGTGCAGTATCTAATACTGGAATTTCTATAGTGAAGGGTAATGTTGGATCGAATCTTGGAGTTATATCTGGTTTTACAACTCCTACTACTATTGATGGAAATATAGAAAATGTAAACCCAATTGCCGCACAAGCTGCTTTAGATTTAACGGCAGTCTGCGTTCAACTTCAAAATACTCCTGCAACAATTACAAGTCACATTCCAGTATATGGAAATGGAGAGACTCTTTTTCCAGGAGTTTATTCTCATGTAGCTGCTGTTTCTATTAATGGATCTCTGACATTAGATGCTCAGGGAAATCCCAATGCATTGTTTATTATTAAAATTGTAGGAGCTCTAACTACATCAGCAGGTGCGACTGTGATTTTGACTAACGGGGCAGTTGCTGAAAATGTAATTTGGATTGCTAAAGGTGCAATTGCGATGGCTGCAGGAACTACTATGACTGGTACAGTGATAGCATATGACGGAGCAGTTTCTATGGGAGCAGACAGTATTCTAAATGGAAGAATGTATGCCAATGTTGGCGCTGTCTCAATTTATGGAACAAAAGCAACAATTCCTACAGCAAATTTGTCTTATGCTTTTTTAGGACCTTATATTAATGTTGGTCAAGCAAAGGGTTTGTGGGTTCCATTAATGAAAGGGGATAAGTTTGATCCCAGTGATGACCAACAGTCAGTTGCTGACACTGATTTTGTAGGTAATGCTACATATGCAATGGTCGAAACTCAAAAAGAGACGATCAGCTTTACTGACGGATTAATGGATGACGCTTACTTTTTTAGAGTGAGAATGGGGCAAAGTAATCCTTCAACTTCTTTTTATTTGGGTATTGATGTTTCGGGGGATTTAATAGCGGATCTTTTTATAGAAGCAAATATGAAAAGTCAAACCCCTTATGTTTCTTTTCATAAAAGAGATTATTCGAAAACAGGTCTTTCACCGTCTCAAACTTCTTGGTTAAACGGAACAAAAAACAACGAATTCTTTTTGGATACAAGAAATGCCGATATATCTTCATATAGTGCAGGAACTGATATTGATGGTGGTAATAGTGGAATGGATTACTGGATAGAATTTGGTTTTACAGAAGAAAGCTTAAAAACATATGTGCTTAATAATTTTGGGTTGTCCATTACTGGAAGTTCTGCAATTGCATTGTATGGATTTACATCAACTAGTCAAACTTCTAATGGTGATATTGCAGGAGTAAATGATAAAGAGCCAGGAGTTTTGGATAAAACCTGGGAAGAATTAGGAGTTATCATAAATGGAACATTAGATAATATTGCATCTGGAGAAATTTTAACTCCGACAGTAGAAATTCAATCAACTACAGACACTACTCCAGTTATTTCTGGAACATGGGGAGGGGATATGTTAGGAGATGATCATTTATCAATTACAATAAATGGGATTACTTATTCTCAAGATATTTATATAAATAATACGAACTGGAGTGTTGCTATTTTATATCCTGAATTGTTGCCAGGAACTTATGAAGTTGTGGCTACTACAACTAGAACTTCTAATAATAAAACGGTTGCCGATTCAACAACTGCTGAATTGGTTATTCTAGGTACTGCTGAAACCACAACTGTAACATCTGCAAATGACGGAGGGCTAGAAAGCAATGGTGATTTAGCTAGTCTTATTGCCAAGAGAAGTTTCAACAGAATAAAAACAAATAGTTTTGCCAACAAAAAAGAGGCGCAAAAAAAGTTTGTTCCTTCTTCTCTTTTTTCTAAAACAACTGGTTCAATTGTTGAGTTTTCTTCTTTAATTCCTAATACAGGTATGCTTGGTACCGAAACCACATTTGTTTCCAGTCCGACAGATTTAATAGGAATCACTAATGCTCAGCAAGTATATTCGGTTGATTATTATCAAGGAGATAATAGAGTAGCGGCAGTTTTGGCTACGGCTACAGTCGGGGCTGTTTACAGTCACTCTAAAGCAATTTGTGACCGTTTGAATAATTCATCTCTTGAAAATATTATAACAATCAATCTGAGTGGATATGAAGTTATTTTGGTCGAATTAAAAAGAGCAAACGGACTTACTGAATATGCTGTGAATTTTTCTATACAACAGTTGACAGCAGCAAATAAACTTCACAGTTACTGGAATATAGAACAATATCCTGCAGGGAATTATCTTAATTTTCAAGTTTGGGGATCTTCAACAGCTCAGCTTTGCCATATTGCAAAAGGTATTATTTTTAAAATGCAACAACAAAAAACCTTATCTCCCGAAATGGTTGATAATAGGACTCCGACCGTTTTTGTGAAAAAGGGGTTTTATAAAAACGGTAAATTAAATTTGGCGATTATTAATAAATCAAGATCTTTCAATTTAACTTTTGAAGGAAATAAAAAAGCAACTGAATTAGCAACAACTGAATTGATTTATCAAAATGTAAGTTTGACGGGGGCTTATGAACAAAATGTAGTTTTAGATTTAGGAGGGATATTTGATATAGGTCTTTCAATCGTTGGAGATAAGTCAAAACAACTGGATGGATTATATTTAGCAGATGGCCCTTGGGGACTGGATTATTCCAAAACAGAAACAACCATTTCTTCATTTGTGATTGACAATATTGCAAATACTAGCATCGCCAAAGATCAATATGCCATAGAAAGAAACATCTCAGTTACAGGAGACATATTCGGTACTTTGAACGTTTTTAGAAACATTCTTCCAGGTGAATTAATGTTTGATGCCAGCTCATATTCAACCTTAGGATTTACGATTCAAAATTCATTGCCAGTAGAGGTAGTTTTAGTAACAGAAAACACAACTGACTGGAATAACAGATTGCGTTATCAAATGCCTGCAAACACATCACCGACTGAGACGAATGTTCTTTTTGATAAGTTTACTAATCCATTAGGACAGAAATATAATAATGAAAAAATAAAAGGAATTGTGTTTTCGGTGCAAGGCAATTATCAGGTTTTCCAACCTTTTACAGTTTCTGTTTCTCAGTTGATATTTAAAAATGAAAGTACGTTAAGTGTAGACAGTTTTGTTAATACTTTAGTTAAAAACATTTATAATTATCCTAATCCTTGCGTACAGTCAACAACAATTGTATTACCTAAAGTAACTGATAGTGTTAATGTGAAAATTATAGATATGACAGGTAGAACAGTAAGTAATAAAACCTTTATGTCAATTCCTTCTAATAATGAAATTGCAATAGGATTAGACAATTTGAAGAAAGGAGTTTATTTTTTTATTGTGACAACTAATGAAAAAGAGCAGTTCCAAAACAAGTTTATAATAAACTAA
- a CDS encoding glycosyltransferase: MKILIIDDQELVVISLEKCLVDLGYEVISSNTISDGIEKYDLNTPDLVIADINMPFSDTSSFSNNNESSQNATNGLEIAKHIKITRGHTTPVMILSGNTDEDTIVKGFDLGVDDYMKKPLSLSEIGARVKRLIGAGEKISANTKKNQIIQNNCIGVVIPCYNEELRLLSDEFRSFVNSNLGYHLCFVNDGSKDKTLEVLEKLREGNEDHISIFDCEKNGGKAEAVRLGMLHLAKQDQFNYIGFLDADLSTDFEDFHDLANTISISNFKIVSGSRMTRMGADITKESARAIISKIINFIIRKTIGMEFNDTQCGAKIMSKDVIENTFQVKFLTKWLFDVEIFMRMKKIYGDEETKKLVCEQPLKRWIHADGSKLSFKDSLKIVFQIGQIAIHYR, encoded by the coding sequence ATGAAAATTTTAATTATTGATGATCAAGAATTAGTTGTTATTTCTTTAGAAAAATGTCTTGTAGATTTGGGGTATGAAGTAATCAGTTCCAATACAATTTCAGATGGTATAGAAAAATATGATTTGAATACACCAGACTTAGTAATTGCCGATATCAACATGCCTTTTTCAGATACTTCGAGCTTCTCTAATAATAACGAGTCTTCACAAAATGCAACTAATGGCCTTGAAATTGCAAAGCATATCAAAATAACAAGAGGACATACAACACCTGTAATGATTTTATCTGGAAATACTGATGAAGATACCATCGTTAAAGGATTTGATCTAGGGGTTGATGATTATATGAAAAAACCTTTGAGTTTAAGTGAAATTGGTGCACGAGTTAAAAGGCTAATTGGTGCTGGAGAAAAAATTTCAGCTAACACTAAAAAAAATCAAATTATTCAAAACAACTGTATTGGCGTTGTAATTCCGTGTTACAATGAAGAATTAAGGTTGTTGAGTGATGAGTTCAGGTCATTTGTGAATTCAAATTTAGGATATCATTTGTGTTTTGTAAACGATGGTAGTAAGGATAAAACATTAGAGGTTTTAGAAAAATTAAGAGAAGGAAATGAAGATCATATTAGTATTTTTGACTGTGAAAAAAATGGAGGGAAAGCTGAAGCGGTTCGTTTAGGGATGTTGCATCTGGCAAAACAAGATCAGTTCAATTACATAGGTTTTCTTGATGCTGATTTATCTACGGATTTTGAAGATTTTCATGATTTGGCAAATACGATTTCTATTTCGAATTTTAAAATTGTAAGTGGTTCACGAATGACTCGTATGGGAGCCGATATAACTAAAGAATCTGCTCGAGCAATTATTAGTAAAATTATCAATTTTATTATTCGAAAAACCATTGGAATGGAATTTAATGATACTCAATGTGGTGCTAAAATTATGAGTAAAGATGTTATCGAAAACACATTTCAAGTTAAATTTTTAACCAAATGGTTGTTTGATGTTGAGATTTTTATGCGAATGAAAAAAATATATGGTGATGAGGAAACTAAGAAATTAGTTTGTGAACAACCACTTAAAAGATGGATTCATGCTGATGGTTCTAAACTATCATTTAAGGACTCTTTGAAAATTGTTTTTCAAATTGGTCAAATTGCTATACATTATAGATAA
- a CDS encoding DUF4407 domain-containing protein, translated as MLKQFFIVCSGADKNILEGCSEGEQTKYVGIGATVFFTAVMAFIASSYALFTVFDNIIPALLFGFVWSLLIFNLDRFIVSTIRKREKIGSELLQATPRIILAIIIAIVISKPLEIKIFEKEINTVLLKEKNAMALNNKKELGNYFKSDLDKNKSEIDSLKSEMSKKEKEVNSYYETYIAEAEGTSGTKKLGKGPVFKEKIAKHDLAKKEFDTLQKNNLAKIAEKELKGKTLQADLDKKITETQPIIDGFDGLMARINALNKLPWIPSFFIMLLFLAIETSPIIAKLLSPKGEYDFKLEDLETALKASLKQDKYQRHLLVKTSASMHDKVYEEISQDRKLHDLQRQKATELLELQAHNFVEKQKRTL; from the coding sequence ATGTTAAAACAATTTTTCATTGTTTGCTCTGGAGCAGACAAAAACATCCTTGAAGGATGCTCCGAGGGAGAACAAACGAAATACGTAGGAATAGGCGCTACCGTTTTTTTTACAGCTGTAATGGCTTTTATCGCCAGTTCTTACGCCCTATTCACAGTTTTTGACAACATTATCCCTGCTTTACTTTTTGGGTTTGTATGGAGTTTACTTATCTTTAATCTTGATCGTTTCATCGTTTCTACCATTCGAAAAAGAGAAAAAATAGGCAGCGAATTACTTCAAGCCACACCTCGAATAATACTGGCAATTATAATTGCTATAGTAATCTCAAAACCACTAGAGATTAAAATATTTGAGAAAGAAATCAACACCGTTTTATTGAAAGAGAAAAACGCAATGGCTTTGAATAACAAGAAAGAATTGGGTAATTATTTCAAATCGGATTTAGACAAAAACAAGTCGGAAATCGATAGTTTAAAGTCGGAAATGAGTAAAAAGGAAAAAGAAGTCAACTCCTACTACGAAACATACATAGCGGAAGCAGAAGGAACCTCCGGAACAAAAAAATTAGGTAAAGGCCCCGTTTTTAAAGAAAAAATAGCCAAGCACGATTTAGCCAAAAAAGAGTTTGATACTTTACAAAAAAACAATCTAGCCAAAATTGCTGAAAAAGAACTTAAAGGAAAAACACTACAGGCTGATTTAGACAAAAAAATAACGGAAACCCAACCAATTATTGATGGTTTTGACGGTTTAATGGCACGTATTAATGCCTTAAACAAGCTGCCTTGGATTCCTTCCTTCTTTATTATGTTATTATTTCTAGCAATAGAAACGTCTCCGATTATAGCCAAATTACTTTCGCCTAAAGGGGAATACGATTTCAAGTTGGAAGATTTAGAAACCGCATTAAAAGCAAGCTTGAAACAGGACAAATACCAAAGACACTTGTTAGTTAAAACAAGTGCATCTATGCATGACAAGGTTTACGAAGAAATATCACAGGACAGGAAACTACATGATTTACAGCGTCAAAAAGCAACTGAATTACTGGAGTTGCAAGCACATAATTTTGTAGAAAAACAAAAGAGAACGCTTTAG
- a CDS encoding glycosyltransferase yields MKIAIVTAFPPSKVTLNEYGYHLVKNFVKKDTVSQMVLISDKTTESKLMDFENSHKIKVNECWEFNNYGNIISIYKEILREKPDAVLFNLQFMKFGDKKIPAALGLMIPMLLRFRGIPTVSLLHNILEQVDLESAGFTDNKITQKIYNFIGTTLTRFILKSNTVTVTIGKYVDVLQLKYKAKNIKMIPHGTFDSIEEPSFELAPGPKQIMAFGKFGTYKKVEILIEAAIIMRQNSNEPIEVVIAGTDSPNTPGYLVSVQEKYKDIEGITFTGYVEEKDVARIFNDCTVVAFPYTSTTGSSGVLHQAGSYGKAVVMPDLGDLALLVKEEGYKGEFFNPESADSLAKAIEIIFNDDNYRKKIAMANFEAASALSMDKITDMYMDSFNQIIKAKN; encoded by the coding sequence ATGAAAATTGCTATCGTAACAGCTTTTCCCCCTAGTAAAGTAACCTTGAATGAATATGGTTATCATTTAGTGAAAAATTTTGTCAAGAAAGATACCGTTTCTCAAATGGTTTTAATTTCTGATAAGACTACCGAGTCCAAATTGATGGATTTTGAGAACAGTCATAAAATAAAAGTTAATGAATGTTGGGAGTTTAATAATTACGGCAATATTATTTCAATATATAAAGAGATTCTTAGAGAGAAGCCAGATGCTGTTCTTTTTAACCTGCAATTCATGAAGTTTGGAGACAAAAAAATCCCTGCTGCATTAGGATTGATGATTCCGATGTTGCTTCGATTTAGAGGCATTCCTACTGTTTCATTATTGCACAATATTTTGGAACAAGTAGATTTAGAAAGTGCGGGGTTTACCGATAATAAAATAACTCAAAAAATTTACAATTTTATTGGCACTACCCTTACTCGCTTTATTTTAAAATCTAATACCGTAACAGTAACTATAGGTAAATATGTGGATGTTTTACAATTGAAATATAAAGCTAAGAATATAAAAATGATACCACATGGAACCTTTGATAGTATAGAGGAGCCCTCTTTTGAATTAGCGCCAGGACCAAAACAAATAATGGCTTTCGGGAAATTTGGTACTTATAAAAAAGTGGAAATTCTTATTGAAGCGGCAATAATTATGAGACAGAACAGTAATGAACCAATTGAAGTTGTAATTGCGGGAACTGATAGCCCTAATACACCCGGTTATTTAGTAAGTGTTCAAGAAAAATATAAAGATATTGAAGGGATTACTTTTACGGGTTATGTAGAGGAAAAAGATGTAGCTCGTATTTTTAATGATTGTACGGTAGTTGCTTTTCCATATACTTCTACTACAGGAAGTTCTGGTGTGTTGCATCAAGCCGGTAGTTATGGTAAAGCGGTAGTAATGCCTGATTTAGGTGATTTAGCTTTATTGGTTAAAGAAGAAGGGTATAAGGGTGAATTTTTTAACCCTGAAAGTGCTGACTCTTTGGCGAAAGCGATTGAAATTATTTTTAATGATGATAATTATAGAAAAAAGATAGCTATGGCTAATTTTGAAGCTGCAAGTGCTTTATCTATGGATAAAATCACTGATATGTATATGGATAGTTTTAATCAAATTATTAAAGCGAAAAATTAG